In one Liolophura sinensis isolate JHLJ2023 chromosome 11, CUHK_Ljap_v2, whole genome shotgun sequence genomic region, the following are encoded:
- the LOC135477804 gene encoding ryncolin-4-like, producing the protein MVTQGGGWLVFQRRQDGSVDFYRNWRNYADGFGNLYGEFWLGLQKIHLLTSQAYFELLVNMGNYTNGTGYASYSRFRVADETQNFRLLLGVFIGNVGDSMTYQNGLEFTTYDRDNDYHNTNCAATYHGSWWYNKCHYSNLNGLYVHVQDKSKVTASTVTWYHWSSKYLPLQFSEMKIRPVKIFV; encoded by the exons ATGGTGACGCAGGGCGGTGGATGGCTG GTGTTCCAAAGACGACAAGACGGCTCTGTGGACTTCTATCGTAACTGGCGGAATTACGCTGATGGCTTTGGTAACCTCTACGGGGAGTTCTGGCTGG GCCTGCAGAAGATTCACCTCCTGACCTCTCAGGCGTACTTTGAACTCCTCGTGAATATGGGAAACTACACCAATGGAACGGGTTACGCTTCCTACAGCAGATTCCGTGTGGCAGACGAGACTCAAAACTTCCGACTTTTACTGGGCGTGTTCATTGGGAACGTCG GTGACTCAATGACTTACCAAAATGGCTTGGAGTTTACCACATATGACCGAGATAACGACTATCACAACACGAACTGTGCTGCGACATATCATGGGTCTTGGTGGTACAATAAATGTCATTACAGCAATCTGAATGGGCTGTATGTTCATGTGCAGGATAAGTCCAAGGTAACAGCTTCAACAGTCACGTGGTACCATTGGTCGTCTAAATATCTCCCTCTTCAGTTCAGCGAGATGAAGATACGCCCGGTGAAAATCTTCGTATAA